One region of Salinirubrum litoreum genomic DNA includes:
- a CDS encoding anthranilate phosphoribosyltransferase has translation MAEATQQFGEWPLKRLMTEVVGSGTKSAEDMTRAQATEAFERILAGEPDPTTLGAFWLANRWKHNVPEELSAYADVMCERVEYAEPDADPVDCGANYDGKGETAILGPAAGIVAAAAGTPVVAHSGDRVPTQKQDAYKHVLDDLGVRTELQPSESADMVDETGFGFYYQPAFNPAIHDLWERRDQMGVRTFVNTIETIANPANTDVHLGSFYHLAFAKKMIDTFRGSERLDVSRVVMFQGMEGYDDIRPGYTKVAEWSEGSELDDFEIETAEYGMDMETEDLEVNPDDVAGDSATITREVLAGDREDAFADAIALNAAVRMYAREDVETLDAGLAEARAVIADGSAEAVLEDLQAF, from the coding sequence ATGGCAGAAGCGACCCAACAGTTCGGTGAGTGGCCCCTGAAGCGGTTGATGACGGAGGTCGTCGGCTCCGGCACCAAGTCCGCCGAGGACATGACCCGCGCGCAGGCGACCGAAGCCTTCGAGCGCATCCTCGCGGGCGAACCGGACCCGACGACGCTCGGTGCCTTCTGGCTGGCGAACCGGTGGAAGCACAACGTCCCCGAGGAACTGTCGGCGTACGCCGACGTGATGTGTGAACGCGTCGAGTACGCAGAACCGGACGCCGACCCCGTGGACTGCGGCGCGAACTACGACGGGAAGGGCGAGACGGCGATTCTGGGGCCTGCGGCCGGTATCGTCGCGGCCGCCGCCGGGACGCCGGTCGTCGCCCACTCCGGCGACCGCGTGCCGACCCAGAAGCAGGACGCCTACAAACACGTCCTCGACGACCTCGGGGTCCGGACGGAACTCCAGCCGAGCGAGTCGGCGGACATGGTCGACGAGACCGGCTTCGGCTTCTACTACCAGCCGGCGTTCAACCCCGCGATCCACGACCTGTGGGAGCGGCGCGATCAGATGGGCGTCCGGACGTTCGTCAACACCATCGAGACCATCGCCAACCCGGCGAACACCGACGTCCACCTCGGCTCGTTCTACCACCTCGCCTTTGCCAAGAAGATGATCGACACGTTCCGCGGTTCGGAGCGACTTGACGTCTCCCGCGTGGTCATGTTCCAGGGGATGGAGGGGTACGACGACATCCGGCCCGGCTACACGAAGGTCGCCGAGTGGAGCGAGGGAAGCGAGTTGGACGACTTCGAGATCGAGACCGCCGAGTACGGCATGGACATGGAGACCGAGGACCTCGAAGTGAATCCCGACGACGTGGCCGGCGACTCCGCGACGATCACGCGGGAGGTGCTCGCCGGCGACCGCGAGGACGCCTTCGCGGACGCCATCGCGCTGAACGCCGCTGTCCGGATGTACGCGCGCGAGGACGTCGAGACGCTGGACGCCGGACTGGCGGAGGCGCGGGCCGTCATCGCAGACGGGTCGGCAGAGGCAGTGCTCGAAGACCTGCAGGCGTTCTGA
- a CDS encoding HalOD1 output domain-containing protein: MSATTTVLHVDDDPELLALTSSVLDRDGRFEAITAESASEGLRRLSETSVDCVISDSVRLPDGETFASTVGRDYPDLPVILFTAKSATEVTDELRGGSVTEYVRKAGANDFETLLAHLSRVVGDRAPPDTADDSDETAGETDGTATGGATETTAEWSVAETDTATDPDASSDPPVRVIPDLGPEWTVVGFHDWEDPEELTTSVVAAVAGIADTEMETLPSLYHEVDPEAVADVVCPRSDGSYRHGVQVRFHYIGFECAVTGSGAVAVRDLSADE, translated from the coding sequence ATGTCAGCCACGACGACCGTGCTCCACGTCGACGACGATCCGGAGTTGCTCGCCCTCACGTCGTCCGTTCTCGACCGTGACGGTCGCTTCGAGGCCATCACCGCCGAATCGGCGAGTGAGGGACTGCGGCGTCTCTCAGAGACCAGCGTCGACTGTGTGATCAGCGATTCGGTCCGACTGCCGGACGGCGAGACGTTCGCCTCGACGGTCGGTCGCGACTACCCCGACCTGCCGGTGATCCTGTTCACCGCGAAGTCGGCCACCGAGGTCACCGACGAACTCCGTGGCGGGTCGGTGACGGAGTACGTCCGGAAGGCCGGTGCGAACGACTTCGAGACGCTCTTGGCACACCTCTCCCGCGTCGTCGGTGATCGCGCGCCCCCCGACACGGCCGACGACTCCGACGAGACAGCAGGAGAGACGGACGGGACCGCGACCGGTGGAGCGACCGAGACGACCGCCGAGTGGTCGGTCGCAGAGACGGACACGGCCACCGATCCGGACGCGTCGAGCGACCCTCCGGTGCGAGTGATCCCCGACCTCGGCCCCGAGTGGACGGTCGTCGGCTTCCACGACTGGGAAGATCCGGAGGAACTCACCACGTCTGTCGTCGCGGCGGTGGCCGGGATCGCCGACACGGAGATGGAGACGCTCCCGTCGTTGTATCACGAGGTCGACCCGGAGGCGGTCGCCGACGTCGTCTGCCCCCGGTCGGACGGGAGCTACCGCCACGGCGTGCAGGTTCGGTTCCACTACATCGGGTTCGAGTGTGCCGTCACCGGGAGCGGCGCCGTCGCGGTCCGTGATCTGTCCGCCGACGAGTGA
- a CDS encoding ribbon-helix-helix protein, CopG family, translated as MSSKRVNFRLPEKLVEQADIAAEVTHKNRTEILTEALQQYLDEKESDEQFRESVVELYLDGTIGFDALVAIIGRQDAESVRASKELLDEGERLADELADQ; from the coding sequence ATGAGTAGCAAACGAGTCAACTTCCGATTACCCGAGAAGCTGGTCGAACAGGCTGACATCGCCGCCGAGGTGACACACAAGAACCGAACCGAGATCCTGACCGAAGCACTCCAGCAGTATCTCGACGAGAAGGAGTCCGACGAACAGTTCCGAGAGTCTGTAGTCGAACTCTACCTCGACGGAACGATTGGCTTCGACGCACTCGTTGCGATAATCGGTCGGCAAGACGCCGAGTCGGTCCGCGCCTCGAAGGAGCTACTCGACGAGGGGGAGCGACTGGCCGACGAACTCGCCGATCAGTAG
- a CDS encoding 4a-hydroxytetrahydrobiopterin dehydratase — protein MGELLSDEEIESQLPEDWEREDDEIVRIYEFDDYLDGVSFATTVGEIAEEEWHHPEIRIHYKKVEVRFTDHEAGGISDQDVRLAELVNAEF, from the coding sequence ATGGGTGAACTACTGTCCGACGAGGAGATCGAATCGCAACTGCCCGAGGACTGGGAGCGCGAGGACGACGAGATCGTCCGCATCTACGAGTTCGACGACTACCTCGACGGCGTGTCGTTCGCCACGACGGTCGGGGAGATCGCAGAAGAGGAGTGGCACCACCCCGAGATCCGCATCCACTACAAGAAGGTCGAAGTGCGCTTCACCGACCACGAGGCTGGCGGCATCTCCGATCAGGACGTGCGACTCGCCGAACTGGTGAACGCCGAGTTCTGA
- a CDS encoding type II toxin-antitoxin system HicB family antitoxin, which yields MASTSRDADDHTDEIRLWPEDDWWIARHVETSVTTQGESRESALSNLDEAVALHRGEIGREPTDDELRAAGIDPEDNETGTQAPPDVLE from the coding sequence ATGGCCAGCACCTCCCGAGACGCCGACGACCACACCGACGAAATTCGGCTGTGGCCCGAGGACGACTGGTGGATCGCCAGACACGTCGAGACAAGCGTCACCACACAGGGAGAGTCGCGCGAGTCGGCACTCTCGAATCTCGACGAGGCAGTCGCGCTCCACAGGGGAGAGATCGGTCGTGAACCGACCGACGACGAACTCCGGGCGGCCGGAATCGACCCCGAAGACAACGAGACGGGGACGCAGGCCCCACCTGACGTGCTGGAGTAG
- a CDS encoding molybdopterin molybdotransferase MoeA — MSHDDLKRSGFKHRTRIAEARERLLAALTSTDRTESVPLGSADGRVLAESITAGVPVPGYDRAAMDGWAVRAEDTFGASDRSPAILRQHADAETDSAAPADVDSVPPGEAVRVHTGSAMPGGADAVVMIEHTEAVGTEVEVFDAVAEGENVGDAGEDVAVGQRLYDPGHRLRPSDLGLLKSVGIDTPEVYAEPTVGVVPTGDEIVQHDPSPGEVIETNGLTVSQLVERWGGQATYRNIVPDDPNAIRAAIQRDLTKDVVVTTGGSSVGERDHTVEVIDELGEVLVHGVALKPGHPVALGVVEETPVLALPGYPVACIVNAVQFLRPAIRAVAGRESPVPDHPTTEATLARKIDSEPGVRTFARVRLASDRADPDAGVDDTDDTDDASDRAGRPQAIPTRASGSGVLSSVALADGWVVVPEDSEGIPAEATVAVEDWEWSP, encoded by the coding sequence ATGAGCCACGACGACCTGAAGCGATCCGGGTTCAAACACCGGACCCGGATCGCCGAGGCGCGCGAGCGACTGCTCGCCGCCCTGACGTCGACCGACCGGACCGAGTCGGTCCCGCTCGGCTCCGCCGACGGCCGTGTCCTCGCCGAGTCGATCACGGCCGGCGTCCCGGTGCCGGGGTACGACCGCGCCGCGATGGACGGCTGGGCGGTCCGCGCCGAGGACACCTTCGGCGCGTCCGACCGCTCGCCGGCGATCCTCCGGCAACACGCAGACGCCGAGACCGACTCGGCCGCTCCGGCCGACGTCGACTCCGTCCCGCCGGGCGAGGCGGTCCGGGTCCACACCGGGAGCGCGATGCCCGGAGGCGCAGACGCGGTCGTCATGATCGAACACACCGAGGCGGTCGGCACCGAAGTCGAGGTGTTCGACGCGGTCGCCGAAGGCGAGAACGTCGGTGACGCGGGCGAGGACGTGGCGGTCGGCCAGCGACTGTACGATCCCGGCCACCGACTGCGGCCCTCCGATCTCGGCCTGCTGAAGTCGGTCGGGATCGACACACCCGAGGTGTACGCGGAACCGACCGTCGGCGTCGTCCCGACCGGCGACGAGATCGTCCAGCACGACCCGAGTCCGGGCGAAGTCATCGAGACGAACGGCCTGACCGTCTCACAGCTCGTCGAGCGCTGGGGCGGGCAGGCGACCTACCGTAACATCGTCCCGGACGACCCGAACGCGATCCGGGCCGCGATCCAGCGCGACCTGACGAAGGACGTCGTTGTCACGACCGGCGGGTCCTCGGTCGGGGAGCGCGACCACACGGTCGAGGTGATCGACGAGTTGGGCGAGGTGCTGGTCCACGGGGTCGCACTCAAGCCGGGCCACCCCGTCGCGCTCGGCGTCGTCGAGGAGACGCCAGTGCTCGCACTGCCGGGCTACCCCGTCGCCTGCATCGTCAACGCGGTGCAGTTCCTGCGGCCCGCCATCAGAGCGGTCGCCGGTCGGGAGTCACCGGTACCGGACCACCCGACCACCGAGGCGACCCTCGCCCGGAAGATCGACAGCGAACCCGGCGTCCGGACGTTCGCCCGCGTCCGACTGGCGTCCGACCGTGCGGACCCGGACGCAGGCGTGGACGACACCGACGACACCGACGACGCCAGCGACCGGGCCGGCCGTCCGCAGGCGATCCCGACGCGGGCCTCCGGATCGGGCGTCCTCTCGAGCGTCGCCCTCGCCGACGGGTGGGTCGTCGTCCCCGAGGACAGCGAGGGGATTCCGGCCGAGGCGACCGTCGCGGTCGAAGACTGGGAGTGGTCGCCGTGA
- a CDS encoding HAD family hydrolase — protein MVADDYDVWLFDLDGTLVDAEWAYTRETFDRVGDRLGRHFSDREAEVLWHGLGGARNPQLEAWGIDPEAFWPAFHAVEDPQARAEATYLHEDAARFVRQLDPDTPVGLVTHCQSFLTDPVLDHLDIRDWFDTICCCTDETGWKPDPAPVERVLRELGATDGDRGVLAGDGANDIGAAWNAGLDGVHIERHDPTRRGQCVLGDYRVESFTDLLDDDDDIVPAESARSLTDGGRPDR, from the coding sequence ATGGTCGCCGACGACTACGACGTGTGGCTGTTCGATCTCGACGGAACGCTCGTGGACGCGGAGTGGGCGTACACCCGCGAGACGTTCGACCGCGTCGGCGACCGCCTCGGCCGCCACTTTTCGGACCGCGAGGCCGAGGTCCTCTGGCACGGTCTCGGCGGCGCGCGCAACCCACAACTGGAGGCGTGGGGCATCGACCCCGAGGCGTTCTGGCCGGCGTTCCACGCCGTCGAGGACCCGCAGGCCCGCGCCGAGGCGACCTACCTCCACGAGGACGCCGCGCGCTTCGTCCGGCAACTCGACCCGGACACGCCGGTCGGACTCGTCACCCACTGCCAGTCGTTCCTGACCGACCCCGTGCTCGACCACCTCGACATCCGCGACTGGTTCGACACGATCTGCTGTTGCACCGACGAGACCGGCTGGAAACCCGACCCCGCGCCGGTCGAGCGCGTCCTCCGGGAACTCGGTGCGACCGACGGCGACCGGGGTGTGCTGGCCGGCGACGGCGCGAACGACATCGGCGCGGCGTGGAACGCCGGACTGGACGGCGTCCACATCGAACGCCACGATCCGACCCGGAGAGGCCAGTGCGTGCTGGGCGACTACCGCGTGGAGTCGTTCACCGATCTGCTGGACGACGACGACGACATCGTTCCGGCGGAGTCTGCGCGGTCGCTGACCGACGGCGGCCGGCCGGACCGCTGA
- a CDS encoding DMT family transporter, which yields MSWYLLLLAGLFEIAWAIGLEYSEGFTRPVPTVATGLAMLVSVVLLARAVQDLPVGTAYAVWTGIGAVGTATLGVVLFDEPATLVRAGFIGLIVVGIVGLHSVSGA from the coding sequence ATGTCGTGGTATCTGCTCCTGCTCGCGGGACTGTTCGAGATCGCGTGGGCGATCGGACTGGAGTACTCCGAGGGGTTCACCAGGCCGGTGCCGACCGTCGCCACCGGACTGGCGATGCTCGTCAGCGTGGTGTTGCTCGCGCGGGCGGTACAGGACCTCCCGGTCGGGACGGCCTACGCGGTCTGGACCGGGATCGGTGCGGTCGGGACCGCGACGCTCGGGGTCGTGCTGTTCGACGAACCGGCGACCCTGGTCCGAGCAGGATTTATCGGCCTGATCGTCGTCGGCATCGTCGGTCTGCACTCCGTCTCGGGCGCGTGA
- a CDS encoding type II toxin-antitoxin system HicA family toxin, which translates to MARRTFSGLEVVKVLVNVGGFEWRRTTGDHAQLHYEHPTNDTDRRQVTVPLHDELRTGTLREIADSAGANDFGAFCDWIDSNS; encoded by the coding sequence ATGGCCCGACGAACGTTCTCGGGTCTCGAAGTCGTCAAAGTACTCGTGAACGTCGGTGGATTCGAGTGGCGTCGAACGACCGGGGATCACGCACAACTGCACTACGAACACCCGACGAACGACACCGACCGCCGGCAGGTGACAGTCCCCCTCCACGACGAGTTACGAACTGGAACACTTCGAGAAATCGCCGATAGTGCTGGCGCGAACGACTTCGGCGCCTTCTGCGACTGGATAGACAGTAACAGCTGA
- a CDS encoding vWA domain-containing protein: protein MTDYSISRRSVLAGLGTIGIASAGAGLGTTAFFSDEEQVSASLQAGKIDLKLDYRATYLPWNRATEFDSLGLIPDTDLDGDGEDDRYVLDEVPNPRYSTSEAAERDDVEEGDLYTEDDWGELTKAIGCGDDESLGLIDGAEGVMFTLDDVKPKDEGEFTLSLHACDNPAYMWLKAVSTDDGENVVYEPEDSNGDAGDAAGELDDFVYVEAWYDTNCNNLRDGGQGVSAVFVSDRSGSMTPARQTAQAQGLRNLLEVFNPDGATDDLGDNYLGLVSYGDRPLVAERRTSSLTNSESDFEAAIADLEAADYTGGTGAYYGLDAARQLYAEADPAVADTDKYVVLFTDGRFNDEPSASDDDGFEGATRSPEAGATEIDRARNTVLAAIDDLRAAVPDVTLVTVGIGSAIESPSDQQFLADIADENAAGETLFFADVEDLERLITEVARTLLPDILLYRGSLAGFLDAADGGIALNPLQTENVRVDATGDDATCVDPGVTCIAVNWYLPCYNEQSAEAWEASGRGFSQLPSSRPGLEDQDDDGMLTLADELVQFGGFDAADLDNDGLINVVQTDSAGFRFDVAAVQCRHNMDNANPFGPEPVSADE from the coding sequence ATGACGGACTACAGCATCTCACGCCGCTCGGTCCTCGCGGGCCTCGGCACAATCGGCATCGCCTCCGCAGGCGCTGGACTCGGCACGACCGCCTTCTTCAGCGACGAGGAACAGGTCTCCGCGTCGCTGCAGGCGGGCAAGATCGACCTCAAACTCGACTACCGCGCGACGTACCTCCCGTGGAACCGCGCGACCGAGTTCGACTCGTTAGGCCTGATCCCCGACACCGACCTCGACGGCGATGGCGAAGACGACCGCTACGTGCTGGACGAAGTGCCGAACCCGCGCTACAGCACGAGTGAGGCCGCAGAGCGCGACGACGTCGAGGAAGGCGACCTCTACACCGAAGACGACTGGGGCGAACTCACGAAGGCTATCGGCTGTGGCGACGACGAGTCGCTCGGGCTGATCGACGGCGCGGAGGGCGTCATGTTCACCCTCGACGACGTGAAGCCGAAGGACGAAGGCGAGTTCACGCTCTCGCTGCACGCCTGTGACAACCCCGCGTACATGTGGCTGAAGGCAGTCAGCACCGACGACGGCGAGAACGTCGTCTACGAACCGGAGGATTCCAACGGCGACGCCGGCGATGCGGCCGGTGAACTCGACGACTTCGTCTACGTCGAGGCGTGGTACGACACGAACTGCAACAACCTGCGTGACGGCGGCCAGGGCGTCTCGGCCGTCTTCGTCTCGGACCGCTCCGGCTCGATGACCCCCGCGCGACAGACCGCACAGGCACAGGGCCTGCGGAACCTGCTCGAGGTGTTCAACCCGGACGGCGCGACCGACGACCTCGGCGACAACTACCTCGGCCTCGTCAGCTACGGCGACCGCCCGCTCGTTGCCGAGCGACGCACCTCCAGCCTGACGAACTCCGAGAGCGACTTCGAGGCCGCGATCGCTGACCTCGAAGCGGCCGACTACACCGGCGGCACCGGCGCGTACTACGGCCTCGACGCCGCACGACAGCTATACGCCGAAGCCGACCCCGCAGTCGCGGACACCGACAAGTACGTCGTGCTGTTCACCGACGGTCGGTTCAACGACGAGCCGTCCGCGAGCGACGACGACGGCTTCGAGGGTGCGACCCGGTCGCCCGAGGCCGGTGCGACCGAGATCGATCGCGCCCGCAACACCGTCCTCGCGGCCATCGACGACCTCCGCGCGGCGGTTCCGGACGTCACGCTCGTGACCGTCGGCATCGGTTCCGCGATCGAATCGCCCAGCGACCAGCAGTTCCTCGCGGACATCGCCGACGAGAACGCCGCCGGCGAGACCCTGTTCTTCGCCGACGTGGAGGACTTAGAACGCCTCATCACCGAGGTCGCTCGGACGCTCTTGCCCGATATCCTGCTGTACCGTGGCTCGCTCGCGGGCTTCCTCGACGCCGCCGACGGCGGCATCGCGCTGAACCCCCTCCAGACCGAGAACGTCCGGGTGGACGCGACCGGCGACGACGCGACCTGTGTCGACCCGGGTGTCACCTGCATCGCGGTCAACTGGTACCTGCCGTGCTACAACGAGCAGTCCGCCGAAGCGTGGGAGGCCAGCGGCCGTGGCTTCAGCCAACTGCCCTCCTCTCGCCCCGGTCTCGAAGACCAGGACGACGACGGCATGCTGACGCTGGCCGACGAACTCGTCCAGTTCGGTGGCTTCGACGCCGCCGACCTCGACAACGACGGGCTCATCAACGTCGTCCAGACCGACAGCGCCGGCTTCCGGTTCGACGTGGCTGCCGTCCAGTGCCGCCACAACATGGACAACGCGAACCCCTTCGGCCCCGAACCGGTCTCGGCCGACGAGTAA
- a CDS encoding E3 ubiquitin ligase family protein, translating into MVNPVFLVAGLLLSVLGAWLLYTGRTRKRQREVMESTATSQISTLTEGPAEITGTAKPTEEHGTAPAPFTGEDCLVAEWEVEEWDEDDDGGRWWSKGEGVDGVPFLVEDDSGEVLVRPQGATLEIDWSDRQTIEVGSTDPQPDHVQAFIARADTPGQPDRPLIAALDWGTQEGDRRYTQRLVRPGEQVYVYGTVQKKPEDEHVWGGNVRNMLIQKLPTDAAGEEPLFLISDKSEAELVEDRSLATVRIVAGAVAGVLGAVALVFGLVG; encoded by the coding sequence ATGGTTAACCCCGTCTTCCTCGTCGCCGGTCTCCTCCTCTCGGTACTCGGCGCGTGGCTCCTCTACACCGGTCGGACTCGCAAACGACAGCGCGAGGTCATGGAGTCGACGGCCACCAGCCAAATCTCGACACTCACCGAAGGTCCCGCGGAGATCACGGGCACCGCCAAACCGACCGAGGAACACGGCACCGCACCTGCCCCGTTCACCGGCGAGGACTGCCTCGTCGCCGAGTGGGAGGTCGAAGAGTGGGACGAAGACGACGACGGCGGGCGCTGGTGGTCGAAAGGCGAGGGTGTCGACGGCGTCCCGTTCCTCGTCGAGGACGACTCCGGCGAGGTGCTCGTCCGGCCCCAAGGCGCGACACTGGAGATCGACTGGAGCGACCGGCAGACCATCGAAGTCGGGAGCACGGACCCACAACCCGATCACGTCCAGGCGTTCATCGCCCGTGCCGACACACCCGGTCAGCCGGATCGCCCGCTGATCGCGGCACTCGACTGGGGGACACAGGAGGGCGACCGGCGGTACACCCAGCGACTCGTGCGACCGGGCGAGCAGGTGTACGTCTACGGGACGGTCCAGAAGAAGCCCGAAGACGAACACGTCTGGGGTGGCAACGTCCGGAATATGCTGATCCAGAAGCTTCCCACCGACGCGGCCGGCGAGGAGCCACTGTTTCTCATCTCCGACAAGTCCGAAGCCGAGTTGGTCGAGGATCGGTCGCTGGCGACGGTCCGGATCGTCGCCGGCGCGGTCGCCGGGGTGCTCGGTGCGGTGGCGCTCGTCTTCGGTCTCGTCGGGTGA
- the lwrS gene encoding LWR-salt protein: MHAEYVFRVRFRLAPEGGVSVAPAEFETVLRVPAVEPGDPDDEWLFFRDNCWRGEVADERHLRDRAEELLGVPVVAVTFSELATDEAYLDALKAAIAEDVDQFGDDTASRVLTTYLGSSIRVVDDEA, from the coding sequence ATGCACGCCGAGTACGTCTTCCGCGTCCGGTTCCGTCTCGCACCCGAGGGAGGGGTGTCGGTCGCCCCCGCAGAGTTCGAGACGGTCCTGCGCGTCCCGGCAGTCGAACCGGGCGATCCCGACGACGAGTGGCTGTTCTTCCGCGACAACTGCTGGCGCGGCGAGGTGGCCGACGAACGACACCTCCGGGACCGCGCCGAGGAACTGCTGGGCGTGCCGGTCGTCGCTGTCACCTTCTCGGAACTGGCGACCGACGAGGCGTACCTCGACGCGCTGAAAGCGGCCATCGCCGAGGACGTCGATCAGTTCGGCGACGACACCGCCTCGCGGGTGCTGACGACCTACCTCGGGAGTTCGATCCGGGTCGTTGACGACGAGGCCTGA
- a CDS encoding molybdopterin biosynthesis protein, giving the protein MSDRKEFRDLASPEEAHEAIASLDLSPGTETVPLAEARGRVLAERIDAGMDVPGFDRASMDGYAVRARDTFGADEADPAVLELIGEVHAGEEPDVTVEPGTCAEISTGAVMPDGADAVVMVERTDEVDAGIAIRTSLAPGDHVMLAGADIAAGARALGPGTELTPREIGLLSALGVDEVPVARKPRVGIVSTGDELVRPGEQLHSERGQIYDVNSYTVAAGVAEAGGEPVLYPHAGDDYAEMERLLVQASEECDLVLSSGSTSASAVDVIYRVIEERGDLLLHGVAVKPGKPMLIGRLDDGTGSSADTDDGAEDGGAGRSQSAYVGLPGYPVSALTIFRTFVAPAIRAAAGLPEPATATITGRMAVRERYGEGRLRLMPVGLVESEAGETLVYPVDKGSGATTSLVEADGVVAVDPDTEYLAEGESVDVQLFSPEVRPPSVFGVGEDDPLLSRLLDRLDRPRYLPVGSREGLRRLRNGVPDVAVVAGPREREVETVELGGWTREWGLVVAADNPRNVAGLADLVDRDLRFVNRDTNSGLRTSLGNAVAALADERGTTRHDLVAAIDGFELTVKAVESPARKVDAGDADAGLGLRATADRLGLGFVPLGEQSVVVHANPDRAAKPGVRALDAVLDALDDLVVALPGFDRV; this is encoded by the coding sequence GTGAGCGACCGGAAGGAGTTCCGCGACCTCGCCTCGCCCGAGGAAGCCCACGAGGCCATCGCCTCGCTGGACCTCTCGCCGGGGACCGAGACCGTCCCGCTGGCCGAGGCCAGAGGCCGTGTCCTCGCCGAGCGGATCGACGCCGGGATGGACGTGCCGGGCTTCGACCGGGCGTCGATGGACGGCTACGCGGTCCGCGCCCGCGACACCTTCGGCGCGGACGAGGCCGACCCGGCCGTCCTCGAGTTGATCGGTGAGGTCCACGCCGGCGAGGAACCGGACGTGACCGTCGAACCGGGCACCTGCGCGGAGATCTCCACCGGCGCGGTGATGCCCGACGGTGCCGACGCGGTGGTGATGGTCGAGCGCACCGACGAGGTCGACGCGGGAATCGCGATCCGCACCTCGCTCGCGCCGGGCGACCACGTGATGCTCGCCGGCGCGGACATCGCGGCCGGCGCGCGTGCACTCGGCCCCGGCACGGAACTGACGCCACGCGAGATCGGCCTCCTCTCCGCGCTCGGTGTCGACGAGGTGCCGGTGGCCAGAAAGCCCCGCGTCGGTATCGTCTCGACCGGCGACGAACTCGTCCGCCCCGGCGAGCAGTTGCACAGCGAACGCGGCCAGATCTACGACGTGAACAGCTACACGGTCGCCGCCGGCGTCGCCGAGGCGGGCGGTGAGCCAGTCCTGTACCCGCACGCCGGCGACGACTACGCGGAGATGGAACGCCTGCTCGTCCAGGCCAGCGAGGAGTGTGATCTGGTCCTCTCTTCCGGCTCTACCTCGGCCAGCGCGGTGGACGTGATCTACCGCGTCATCGAGGAACGCGGCGACCTCCTGCTCCACGGGGTCGCGGTCAAGCCCGGCAAGCCGATGTTGATCGGGCGACTGGACGACGGAACTGGCTCGTCGGCGGACACCGACGACGGTGCCGAAGACGGTGGTGCAGGACGGTCGCAGTCGGCTTACGTCGGACTGCCGGGCTACCCGGTCTCGGCGCTGACCATCTTCCGGACGTTCGTCGCGCCGGCGATCCGGGCGGCGGCCGGCCTCCCCGAACCGGCGACCGCCACGATCACCGGCCGGATGGCCGTCCGGGAGCGCTACGGTGAAGGCCGCTTGCGCCTGATGCCGGTCGGCCTCGTCGAGAGTGAGGCGGGCGAGACGCTGGTCTACCCGGTCGACAAGGGCTCCGGCGCGACGACCAGTCTCGTCGAGGCGGACGGCGTCGTCGCGGTCGACCCGGACACCGAGTATCTCGCGGAAGGCGAGTCGGTCGACGTGCAGTTGTTCTCCCCCGAGGTGCGCCCGCCGTCGGTCTTCGGCGTCGGCGAGGACGACCCACTGTTGTCGCGTCTGCTGGACCGACTCGACCGACCGCGCTACCTCCCGGTCGGGAGCCGCGAGGGACTGCGCCGCCTCCGGAACGGCGTGCCCGACGTGGCGGTCGTGGCCGGGCCACGAGAGCGGGAGGTCGAGACGGTCGAACTCGGGGGCTGGACCCGCGAGTGGGGGCTGGTCGTCGCCGCCGACAACCCCCGAAACGTCGCCGGACTCGCGGACCTCGTGGACCGCGACCTGCGCTTCGTCAACCGCGACACGAACTCGGGGCTCCGGACGAGTCTCGGGAACGCGGTCGCCGCCCTCGCGGACGAACGCGGTACCACGCGTCACGACCTCGTGGCGGCGATCGACGGCTTCGAGTTGACGGTGAAGGCGGTCGAGAGTCCGGCCCGGAAGGTCGACGCCGGCGACGCCGACGCGGGACTCGGCCTGCGGGCGACCGCCGACCGACTCGGCCTCGGCTTCGTCCCACTCGGCGAACAGTCGGTGGTCGTCCACGCGAACCCCGACCGCGCCGCGAAGCCCGGCGTACGGGCACTCGACGCCGTACTCGACGCTCTCGACGATCTCGTTGTCGCGCTACCGGGATTCGACCGGGTCTGA